The nucleotide sequence AATCTATTTAGAAAGAGTTCAATCATCTAATTAACTATTTTTACTTTAAAAAGTAGCCATTTAATAGGCATATTAACTTATTTTAATATAATTTTCACCTTTTTGATTCTTCTAATGGAACTGCCCCAGATAAATAACCACCAAGTGCAATTATACTCAGAATTATTGGATATACTATTAGTCTTTCAGCTCCACCTTCACCTAATACCATAAATGGATTAGCCTCCTGCAGAAAGATCACAAGGAAAATATCCAAAAATGCAACTGTTCCAAGCACTGGGAGGACATATTTAAGCCATGATTCTTTTAAAATGGTGAAAGAGGCCAATATTGCCAGGCTTCCGAAGGTAAATGATGTCAGTGCAAAGATAACATGTGTATTTCCAGTATATCCTGGAAATATTCCAACTCCCATCGCTCCAATTCCAAGAATAGCTAATAATACTGGAAAAATTTTTTTCCCAAAGTGTTTATACACTAAATATGCAGCAATAAAGACTAATAGCCCAGCTATAAATGTGGTTGCATTAAAGATCGTTGCTGAAGGTTCTTGTATTGGTAGATCCGCAAGGGAGCTCAGAGTATATTGCCCTGTATTGTAACCAGGATAAAGAGCTTCAGCTACAGTTACCATTAACATGAATTGAATACCTGAAATAACCATTAATAATCCTGCTATTTTTTGGTGTGAGACATATTTCATGGTTATACCTCTATATTAACTAATTTTTTTATTTAATTAGATGTTAGAATTTACTTTTTCTGCGCCGATTTAATCCTTATTTTAATAGTTTGACATATTAAAGTTTTTTAAATTACTCATTATACATTATAAATCAAATTCAGAATTTAAAAAGTACATGAGCTTATAATCAATATAGAACAAGAGATCCCCTTATAATGAGGAAAATACCAAGAAGAAGCATTACCAGAGATAAAAGATCATTACCATATCTGCTCAGCCAGCTGTTTAAAGAAGATAAGGTTCCACCAGGGACTCTTGGTCTTATTAGATAAACTAAAAATGGAATTTCAATAAAAAGCAAGGCGATAATACCGAAAACAACAATTGTTGCAGTGGCTGTCCAGAATGTAGGGTTTGAAAGGCCAATAATAGTTCCTGCGCTAAAGATCAGCAGAGATGTGGTGAAACTGGCCAGTAGGATGATTATTCCAAAATAAAGGAACTTAATGAAAATGGAGAAGGTGTTATCCTCCCGCAGTCCCTTAATAAAACCAAAAAAACCGTCTTCACGAGGCTCTTCATTCACAAAAAGAATTTTAAAGGCGATAAGGATCAGAATTCCTCCCAGAAATACTTCTAAAAGAGCACCAGTATTGATGGGCCCAAGGATGGTTGCTGAAAGATTACTGCCTAAAAACATACCTGCAATGATTAGAAGTATGAAAAAGAGTATTGAGCCTAAGAAAAAGGATAACAATGGGAAACGGGGATTTCTCATTGGTGGAAAAATATCCAGCATGTTTGTAAAAAGCAAAGGACTTACAGCTGCGCCTAGGGCATATGGTAAAATACTTGCAAGGAGTGATGTAAATTCTGACATGATATCTGTGTTAATTTATGTCAAAAGATAATAATAAATTATTAGGTTTTAATACCATGAAAATATTCAAACCTTATAATAAATTATCCTAAATACTAATCAGACTTATCTTTCAGAAATTTTTAGCTTGAGGGATAGTCATGATTCAAAAAGAATTATATCAAAATTAAGATATTTAATTTAAAAATAGAAAAATCAGCTTTATTTAAAAATTCTTTTATTAACTAATTCCGTATCTCTTAGCCCCTACTCACAAATTCATTTCCCTTCAACAAAAAACGCCAGGGCTTATCCCTGTACTCCTCAGCATAATCAATATGAATCCTTTTTGTAGCTACAATCTCCTTATCATTATCTAAACCATTCTTGAAGGTAATAAATAGCTCATCTCTGCATAAATCAATCCCATTAAGCGAAGTGTCGATACCCATGGCATGGCAGAGTTTTGAAGGATTGTTCGTCTAATTCTTCAACTGCTTTTCTTTGAAAAATCTATTTTTCGGCGCCTGATCATTAAGTCTAAACCCTTAACAGGCTCCACAGCCCTGATAAGCATGGCTTGAGGCATGTTTTCTTTCTGGGTTACCACATTAATGCAGTAATTATAGCCGTGAAGTTGATAAATATAGGCAAATCCTCCGGTTTTATGGGGTGGGTCCATTCGCGGTGTATGACGACCTCCATAGGAATGGGCACCCTTATCTTCCGGGCCCATATAATCCTCTGTTTCAACAATTCTACCTTTAGTTGTTCCTTCTGGAGTTATATGGACTAAAACACAGCCTAAGAGTTCTCTGGCTACAACTAACGTATCTCTCTCGTAAAATAATCTTTCAAGTTTCATGGATATCATTCAACTTAAATTAATATATTCCCGATTTGATTCTAAATATGGAATCATATCTAATTTTAGAATTTTTCCTATTGTGTTTAAAGAAATTAACAAAATAATAAATGCAATGAATAAATAAATATAAAACAATGCAGAACAAATGGAAATTTAGATTTGGAGTTATTTCTTGTTTATTAGGCGTAAGCATACTCGTAACCAGTCTATTAACCAGAAGATTCATACCTGGTGGATTTGCTTTAATGGTTATAGGATTTATCTTAATATCAAATTCAAGAAAAAATAGGGATATTTAATATTTAAAAAGTTTATGTTATCTAATCTTTGAGAATTAAATTTCTTGACTTGTTTTAAATCTCATATAGATTTCTAAATGTAGAAATTCAATCAAGGGAATAAATAAAAAGAAGGCCTCAAAATTGAAAATTTTGAAATAAGTGGGATCTCTAAAAAACCGCGTTTTCTCAGTTTAATTCAATTATTTAGCAATATATCTATAGAAATTTGCTATATGATATTGATATACATAAGTTACGGAAAAATACTTAAATTAATAAACCTAATTTTTGTATTAAATTAAACTGAATAATTGTGCTGTTAACTCTTACAAGGTGGACTCAAAATGAACTTTCTGTATATTATTCTTGGAATGCTGATATTAATTGCTATATACCTTGTTTATGGTTACAACCGCCTTATTGGGATGCGAAATATGGTTGATACAGCCTATTCGAATATTGATACACTCTTACAAAAGCGGTTTGATCTTGTTCCCAACCTGGTCAGTACAGTTAAAGGGTATATGAAACACGAACGTGAACTCCTGGAAGAAATCACCAGGGCTCGGAGTGAATGGATGAATGCTTCAACCATACAGGAAAACGCAGGAGCAGATGATGTGGCATCAAAAACCCTGAAATCTATTTTTGCCATGGCGGAAAATTATCCTGACCTTAAGGCTAATCAGAATTTCTTACTGCTCCAGGAAGAACTGGTGGGTATAGAAAATAAGATAGCCTATGCCAGGCAACGCTATAACCGGACTGTGATGTCTTTAAATACGGCCATAGAACAGTTTCCTACTAATCTGATAGCCCAATTTTTCAGATTCGAAACCAGGGAATTTTTCGAAGTTGAATCAGATAAAGTACGCGAAGTTCCTCAAGTAAAAATGGATGAGGTAGAAGACTGATGGATCCTATTTATGAGAGCATCGCAGCCAATAAAAGATGGACATATTTTTTCTTCCTGCTTTACACCATTCTATTTGGGTTCATAGGTTATTTAATCGGAATATACATTGGTTCCCCTATTCTCGGCCTACTTATAGCTGTTATAATTTTAGTTATTATATTTCTGGTCAGTTACTACGGAGGCCAGAATGTGGTTACAACCATGGCCGGTGCACGGGAGGTGTCTAAACAGGAAGAACCTTATCTTTATAACACTGTAGATGCTTTGAGTATAGCCGCAGGCCTGCCAATGCCTAAGTTATACATAATTGAGACAAATGTGCCTAACGCTTTTGCTACTGGCCGTAATCCTGAAAATTCCAGTATCACCGTTACCAGAGGATTAATGAACCGACTTGATCGTCTGGAACTTGAAGGTGTAATCGCTCATGAGATGGCACATATAAAAAACTATGATGTCCTGCTGGCCACGGTAGCGGTTGTTCTTGCAGGAACCATTGTATTTTTAGCATATGTGGCTCGCTACTCAAGTTATGGGGGTTTATTCCGGGGTCGAGGTCGAGGCCAGGGGCAGATAGTTTTTTTAATCATCTTTCTGGTTTTAATTATATTGGCACCTCTTTTTGCACAGCTACTCAAATTCGCGATTTCAAGGCAACGTGAGTATCTTGCTGATGCTACTGGCGCTGATTTTACAGGATACCCGGAGGGATTGGCAAGCGCCCTTGAGAAAATCAGTTATATGCAGGAACCAAAAAGCAAAATTCAAAACGAAGCCCTAAATGGCCTATATATTATAAACCCGGCGCTTGGAGCTAAAAGATCTAATAGGGGGAGTACATTTTTTTCCACTCACCCTTCAACAGAAGAACGTGTCAGGCGGCTACGTGAAATGTAATCTATAGTTCATTTTTACCATATCCCCACGCCATGCAGCTATTTTTACAGCTAAAGATATTGAAATATGAAAATATCGATTATATTCAGTTAAATCAGAATTTTTCATTAAATCAAATGATAACCATACAGCAGGTTACAATGCGACCTATTAAAATATTAAATTTCCGATAAATAAGTTTATTTTAGTGAATAAAATCTATAAATGCATCAAGAAAATTTCCTTAGAAACTCCTTGAAATTATAAAAATTATTTTTAATTAATAATGAAATGTAATCAAAACAAGTAGCCAATCTTTTTGGCATCACTATATAGAGCAACCTATCAGAATTTAGGATATTTGGTAAGAATCAAGTTTTTCACTTATATGGGTGTAAATTTCCTTTGTTACCCCAACATTCCTAATAAAATCGTTAGAATATCGTATATCCCCTCTTCTGGGATTGTCCTGTCTCATGACGTACATACAGATAGCGGTTATTATCATCAACGGGTCTATTTTTCTACCCTTCCCCCCACGATAGAGTTTTCTGAAATCAACTTTGCTTATTATTTCTTTCGCCCGGTCTTTTTGGCCTCCACCTACAGGCATCAGGACTTCATCTCCTTCCTCTCTTTTAGTTAAAACCAGGGTAGGGCTGTGGCCGGTCATCATAAAATTACTGGCTACTATGCTCAGCTGGGCCAGTTTTTCCTGCAGACGAAAGTCTTCCTCAGAAGTTTTTTCATGGTATGGCCTGTATTTTTCATATTTTTTTATTTTATTGGCCAGTCTCTCTATTTTTGCCTTTTCATCAAGAAAAATATGTTTTCTTTTTTTCATTTAAAGCCCTCTGGTGCTCTGTTTTTGTATACTTTTAGATCATTGATCTTATTAAAGGTTGCTAAGAGGTTAAATTGATAAAATAATCCAATGCATGCATAAATTATTCATTAAATTTTATATTAAAAAATTAAAAAAATAAGTTATTTAGTATCTTACAGGAATTCCTCTTTCCTTTAAATATTTCTTTACAGTACTAATAGGGTACTCTTTATAATGAAAAATACTTGCAGCTAATGCAGCATCAGCTTTACCATTTCTAAATGCTTCATAAATATGTTGAGGATTGCCTCCTCCGCCTGATGCAATTACAGGTATATTCACGGCATCTGTCACGGCTTTATTAAGATAATTGTCGTAGCCGTCCTTGGTTCCGTCACGATCCATTGATGTGAGGAGAATTTCACCAGCCCCACGCTCTTCACATTCTATTGCCCAGGCTATAGCGTCTATTCCAGTAAATTCACGTCCACCGTATATGCTGCAGTCAAACCAGCAGTAACCCTTATCCGTTTCGACTATGAACTTATCATCATTTTCTTTAGGGTTTTCAATATACCGGCGCTTGGCATCAATTCCAATTACACATGCCTGAGAGCCGACGACTTTTGATGCTTGGTTTATAAGGTCTGGATTGTGTATCGCGGCGGTGTTTGTAGAGCATTTATCTGCTCCGGCTTTAAGCATGTTTACATAGTCTTTGGGTTTTCTTATCCCCCCTCCCACACATATTGGAACGAATACATTCTCTGTGGTGGCTTTAATCACATCGGTCATGGTTTCCCGGCGTTCATGAGATGCAGTGATGTCTAAAAACACGATTTCGTCAGCCCCTTCTTCATAGTAACGTGTTGCAAGATCAACAGGCTCTCCAGCGTATCGAATTTGCTTAAATTCAACTCCTTTAACTACTCTGCCGTGGGGCACGTTTAAATCGCAGTCAAGACATGGTATAATCCGTTTTGCAAGCATTTTAGTCCTCTGAGAATTAATAAATAAATTCATGTAAATATCTGATTAAACTAAATTTACATTTGACTATTTATGATTGTTCTATTAATTTATATATTTTAATTAATTCTTAATAAACTGAATTTTTAGTTTTAAGGTATGGGATAATTTTATTTTGGCTTATTTTTTTTAATATTTATTAATTTTCTGTGGATTTTCCCTTGATTTGTAATACTTATTGATTAAATGCTAATATTTATATTGATTAAAATCTAATACAGTTAATAATGCTTTTAGGATGCATAGAATTGATAAAACCGTCAATTTTACTTGGATTTAAAAAAATGAGGTGTTTTTATGGGAAATTTAAACAAAAATGAATTTTTCATTGTTCCTTTTTCAGATGTAACTAATTTTCATGGACATGTATGTCCTGGAACAGCCATAGGATATCGCGCGGCTGAAATTGCTATTAAAGAACTTAGTTCATCCAGAGCTATCGACGAGGAATTCCTAGCAATTGTGGAAAACGATAGCTGTAGTGTAGACGCGATACAGGTCTTAACAGGCTGTACTATGGGTAAAGGTAATTTAATATTCAAGGATCATGGAAAACATGTTTACACTTTTGTAAACAGAAACACAGGGAATTCTTTGCGTATTTCACTAACTAAAAGCATAGATGAAATGGATCCAGAATTTTCAAAAATCAGGAATAACGCGTTTTCTGGATCAGGTAGTAAAGAAGCTAAAATGGAATTTGAAAATCGTAAGGATGAATTATCTCAAAATATTCTTGATGGACCTGCAAATAAGCTTTTCAAGATAGAAAAAGTTGAGATTGAAATTCCTGAAGAAGCTCGTATATTCCAATCGGTTAAATGTGCTAAATGTGGTGAACTGGTTGCAGAACATAGAGCACGGGTAGAAAATAATAACTTTGTATGCATACCCTGTTTTAATGACTATTCAAGAGCATGAACATTATTACAAAAATTTATATAAAGAAGGTTATAGTTAATAATGTAAACTTTTTTCGTTTTAATCAAATATTTTAATGGGCCTGTAGTCTAGTCAGGATATGACGTGGGACTTCGGATCCCAAGGTCGGGGGTTCAAATCCCTCCAGGTCCGCTCAACCTTTTTGGAAAAAGTCCTCAAACACAGGGTGTTTTTGGGCGCCAAAAATCTTGATTTTTGAGCGGTTGATCAAAAACAAAATAAGGTACTCTAAATCTCGCTGTCACTCGAACGGAAGAAATCCAAAAAGAATTCCAGTTCGCTTATAAAAGAGAACTAATAAATTGTTTATTTTAATTCATTAAATGACTTATATTAAGGGTCCTGACAGCTTACTCAACATTTAAAAAATTTTTATTTGATAATCATTAATTACTTCTCCTTTCCATCCAATAAAAATAAACATAAATTACTTTTCAAAAATTATCTGGAGGTTTAGTATGCCAGAAAATGAGCAATCAACCCAAACTATAAGACCTGAAGAAGCTCTTAAAATGATTGAAGAACACAATGATGATTCCAACCTTGTCATTCTAGACGTAAGGCCTAAAGAAGAATTTGAAGAAGAACATGTTCCTGGAGCAATAAATCTGGATTATGAGGGACATGAATTCAAAAAGAAGGTCGAAAATATAGATAAAGAGAAGGATTATATTATTTATTGTAGGAGCGGCATAAGAGGAGAATATTTCATGGGAATAATGAAAGAACTGGGCTTTCCGCATGTTTACAATATTTTGGGTGGATTTGTAGGCTGGAAGGTTAGTAAACTTCCTCTTACAAAATAAAACACCAAAAAGGTAGTATTCGATAATAATTGAAAAATAATTTTCCTGACTAAAACTATATCATAGTTTATTTTTCCTTTGGTTGGATAAGATTTTTGGAAGTACAAGAGTTGCTAAAACTATTAATATTACTCCTACGTGCTACTTAAAGGCAAAACGAACTTTGATATCAAAAGGATTATTAATAGAAGTGGTAAAACACCATATAATAACCATGATTTAAGTTTAAGAGGTTTAGGATGGGTATATTTATCATATTCTAGATTTTCGTCATATGAATCTTCTCCTTGCATAATTTTGTCGTATTTTATGTACATATTTCTTTTTTCAATTTTAGAGCTATTTTTATATTGATAAAATAACATTCCAATTACCAGTAGAACAATAAGAATTAAAAATGGATTAATTTTATGAAAAACTATTTGGAGATATATTGCTCCCAATATTGGAAACGCTGCTGCAATTATAAACAAAATTAATTGATATTTATGTAGCTGTGAGTTTTTCCAGTATTCGTCTCTTCCAGAAATATATGGTACTTTTCGAGGACTATCAGAAATATAGTTAGAATCTTTGGAATATTCGAGTTCTCCACCACATTCACAAGTATCAGAGAAATCTTATGGATGTTCTCCAGGCTGGAGTTCGTAATATCCGCCACATTTTTTTGCGAATAAGATAACCCATGATTCACCAACTATTTTTGAATCTTTAAATTATAAATTTCTATTTTTTGGTGGCCCTAATTTAACTTGTCCGGTTATTATGCCAATTATAAAAACTATAAAAACAAATCCCCCAATAATATATAATTGTGGTATATCAGAAGGAAGATATCTTATAAGTAAATAGGGTACTATAATAAAAAATAAGATAATTAGAGGTAGTCCCTTTAAAAGTCGTTTGTAATCAGGAGCTTTAGGCCCTATTTCTTCTTTATATTGGAGTTTCCCTCCGCATTGGCACTCATCAAAGTCTTCAGGATGTTCCCCAAGGTTGGAGTTCGTAATATCCCCCGCATTTTTCACAGATCAAATAACCCATACTTTCACAGCACTGATATGTTCTTTTGAAGATATATTATTAATTAGTGATTATAAATATTATTATATGGCAAATAAAATGGATCAATTTGAACGCCTTGAGGCCCGAAACCGCAAAGAATGGAGGCAGTGGCTCCATGAGAACCATCAAACTTCTCCGGGGATATGGCTCGTGTATTATAAGAAAAATTCTAAAAAAACAGGAATTTCTTATGATGAAGCTGTTGAAGAGGCTTTAAGCTTTGGATGGATAGATAGTAGGGTCAATGCTCTTGATGAAGAGCGTTACATGCAGATTTTCACTCCAAGAAAGCCAGGGAGCATCTGGTCAAAATTAAACAAACAGAGAGTGGAAAAAATCATTAAAGAAGGAATAATAACACCTGCAGGGCTTGAAAAGATAGAGGTAGCTAAAAAGGATGGTTCATATTATTTTCTGGACGATATAGATAATCTGGTAATTCCATTGGATTT is from Methanobacterium sp. and encodes:
- a CDS encoding DUF998 domain-containing protein, encoding MKYVSHQKIAGLLMVISGIQFMLMVTVAEALYPGYNTGQYTLSSLADLPIQEPSATIFNATTFIAGLLVFIAAYLVYKHFGKKIFPVLLAILGIGAMGVGIFPGYTGNTHVIFALTSFTFGSLAILASFTILKESWLKYVLPVLGTVAFLDIFLVIFLQEANPFMVLGEGGAERLIVYPIILSIIALGGYLSGAVPLEESKR
- a CDS encoding GAP family protein, producing MSEFTSLLASILPYALGAAVSPLLFTNMLDIFPPMRNPRFPLLSFFLGSILFFILLIIAGMFLGSNLSATILGPINTGALLEVFLGGILILIAFKILFVNEEPREDGFFGFIKGLREDNTFSIFIKFLYFGIIILLASFTTSLLIFSAGTIIGLSNPTFWTATATIVVFGIIALLFIEIPFLVYLIRPRVPGGTLSSLNSWLSRYGNDLLSLVMLLLGIFLIIRGSLVLY
- a CDS encoding DNA-3-methyladenine glycosylase; protein product: MKLERLFYERDTLVVARELLGCVLVHITPEGTTKGRIVETEDYMGPEDKGAHSYGGRHTPRMDPPHKTGGFAYIYQLHGYNYCINVVTQKENMPQAMLIRAVEPVKGLDLMIRRRKIDFSKKSS
- a CDS encoding LemA family protein, which encodes MNFLYIILGMLILIAIYLVYGYNRLIGMRNMVDTAYSNIDTLLQKRFDLVPNLVSTVKGYMKHERELLEEITRARSEWMNASTIQENAGADDVASKTLKSIFAMAENYPDLKANQNFLLLQEELVGIENKIAYARQRYNRTVMSLNTAIEQFPTNLIAQFFRFETREFFEVESDKVREVPQVKMDEVED
- a CDS encoding M48 family metallopeptidase — its product is MDPIYESIAANKRWTYFFFLLYTILFGFIGYLIGIYIGSPILGLLIAVIILVIIFLVSYYGGQNVVTTMAGAREVSKQEEPYLYNTVDALSIAAGLPMPKLYIIETNVPNAFATGRNPENSSITVTRGLMNRLDRLELEGVIAHEMAHIKNYDVLLATVAVVLAGTIVFLAYVARYSSYGGLFRGRGRGQGQIVFLIIFLVLIILAPLFAQLLKFAISRQREYLADATGADFTGYPEGLASALEKISYMQEPKSKIQNEALNGLYIINPALGAKRSNRGSTFFSTHPSTEERVRRLREM
- the hisF gene encoding imidazole glycerol phosphate synthase subunit HisF, with the translated sequence MLAKRIIPCLDCDLNVPHGRVVKGVEFKQIRYAGEPVDLATRYYEEGADEIVFLDITASHERRETMTDVIKATTENVFVPICVGGGIRKPKDYVNMLKAGADKCSTNTAAIHNPDLINQASKVVGSQACVIGIDAKRRYIENPKENDDKFIVETDKGYCWFDCSIYGGREFTGIDAIAWAIECEERGAGEILLTSMDRDGTKDGYDNYLNKAVTDAVNIPVIASGGGGNPQHIYEAFRNGKADAALAASIFHYKEYPISTVKKYLKERGIPVRY
- a CDS encoding FmdE family protein, with amino-acid sequence MGNLNKNEFFIVPFSDVTNFHGHVCPGTAIGYRAAEIAIKELSSSRAIDEEFLAIVENDSCSVDAIQVLTGCTMGKGNLIFKDHGKHVYTFVNRNTGNSLRISLTKSIDEMDPEFSKIRNNAFSGSGSKEAKMEFENRKDELSQNILDGPANKLFKIEKVEIEIPEEARIFQSVKCAKCGELVAEHRARVENNNFVCIPCFNDYSRA
- a CDS encoding rhodanese-like domain-containing protein; the encoded protein is MPENEQSTQTIRPEEALKMIEEHNDDSNLVILDVRPKEEFEEEHVPGAINLDYEGHEFKKKVENIDKEKDYIIYCRSGIRGEYFMGIMKELGFPHVYNILGGFVGWKVSKLPLTK
- a CDS encoding YdeI/OmpD-associated family protein; the protein is MDQFERLEARNRKEWRQWLHENHQTSPGIWLVYYKKNSKKTGISYDEAVEEALSFGWIDSRVNALDEERYMQIFTPRKPGSIWSKLNKQRVEKIIKEGIITPAGLEKIEVAKKDGSYYFLDDIDNLVIPLDLKDALDSNKAAKKNFEVFTDSVKKQILYWIKTAKRDTTRENRIKKVVSLAAENKSPWG